The following are from one region of the Deltaproteobacteria bacterium genome:
- a CDS encoding acyl carrier protein has product MPSTLEKLKELFAAKFEFDIEELKPTTVIEFLGIDSLDMIEFMFDIENEFNIKIPDREFKVTTIQDMVEAVDRFVLEQRAGS; this is encoded by the coding sequence ATGCCCAGCACCCTGGAAAAACTTAAGGAACTTTTTGCAGCCAAGTTCGAATTCGACATTGAAGAGCTTAAACCTACGACGGTGATCGAATTTTTAGGCATCGATTCACTGGATATGATCGAATTCATGTTTGATATCGAAAATGAATTTAATATTAAAATTCCTGACCGGGAATTTAAGGTGACAACGATACAGGACATGGTAGAGGCTGTGGACCGGTTCGTCTTGGAACAAAGGGCCGGGTCATAA
- a CDS encoding IMP cyclohydrolase yields the protein MASQKRALISVTDKSGITELARELVALGFEILSTGGTAKALREAGLPVTEVSAYTGFPEILDGRVKTLQPKIHGGLLGRRNDPNHLEQMESLGIEPIDLLVVNLYAFEKTVAKPGCTLEEAMENIDIGGPALLRAAAKNFQDVSVLTDPADYPQVLRELKTQGNTTLATRFYLAKKVYGLTHHYDGAITRYLADMNLHE from the coding sequence ATGGCAAGTCAAAAACGGGCTTTGATCAGCGTGACGGACAAGTCCGGGATTACCGAACTGGCCCGGGAATTGGTCGCCCTGGGATTTGAAATACTTTCGACCGGTGGAACGGCCAAGGCATTACGGGAGGCAGGACTCCCGGTGACCGAAGTTTCCGCTTATACGGGCTTTCCGGAGATATTGGACGGCCGGGTAAAAACGCTTCAGCCTAAAATTCACGGCGGGCTATTGGGACGCCGGAACGATCCCAACCACCTGGAACAGATGGAATCTCTGGGTATTGAACCGATCGACCTGTTGGTGGTCAACCTTTATGCCTTTGAAAAAACCGTGGCCAAACCGGGATGCACCCTGGAAGAGGCCATGGAAAATATCGATATCGGCGGTCCGGCCCTGCTTCGGGCCGCTGCTAAAAATTTTCAGGATGTGTCGGTCCTGACCGACCCGGCCGATTATCCCCAGGTCCTTAGGGAACTTAAAACCCAGGGTAACACTACTTTGGCTACCCGTTTCTATTTAGCCAAAAAGGTTTACGGCCTGACCCATCACTATGACGGGGCTATTACGCGCTATTTGGCGGATATGAACCTTCATGAATAA
- a CDS encoding DNA helicase UvrD gives MKIIADFHVHSAYSRATSKEMHLKTMAYWAGLKGINLLGTGDFTHPTYFEEIKNDLEETGQGLLKPKGDDSPAVQFILTAETSHIYTQAGKGRRVHMMIFAPSIRSIEKINLHLGRIGNIHSDGRPIFGFSAKDLVKIALDIDPECLVVPAHAWTPWFSVFGSHSGFDSLEECFEEQTPHIFAIETGLSSDPAMNRRWSALDRISLISNSDAHSPAKIGREANLFQCEMTFKSIVQTIKGKNPKHFLATIEFFPEEGKYHFDGHRICGICYSPSQTRAKDYLCPVCGKPLVVGVMHRVEALADRPLGWTPQGAIPAFHLVPLEEILAEVFEVGVQSRRIRKEYLRLIERGGSEFQILLDLPEEALRSFMEDRLVEGIMRVRQGRIGVKPGYDGVYGQVKLFKEDVPPSKFPSPQLNLF, from the coding sequence ATGAAAATTATTGCCGACTTCCACGTCCATTCGGCCTACAGTCGGGCCACCAGCAAAGAAATGCACCTGAAGACCATGGCCTATTGGGCCGGGTTGAAGGGAATCAACCTGCTGGGCACCGGGGATTTCACCCATCCGACCTACTTTGAAGAAATCAAAAACGATCTGGAAGAAACCGGTCAAGGGCTCCTGAAGCCAAAAGGAGACGATTCCCCGGCCGTCCAGTTTATCCTGACGGCCGAGACCAGTCACATTTACACCCAGGCCGGCAAGGGCCGCCGGGTCCACATGATGATCTTTGCCCCCAGTATCCGGTCGATAGAAAAAATTAATCTCCATTTGGGACGCATCGGGAATATCCATTCCGACGGCCGGCCTATTTTCGGTTTCTCAGCCAAAGACCTGGTAAAAATAGCCCTGGATATAGATCCGGAATGCCTGGTCGTCCCGGCCCATGCCTGGACCCCCTGGTTTTCGGTCTTTGGTTCCCATTCCGGTTTTGACAGCCTGGAAGAATGTTTTGAAGAACAAACCCCTCATATTTTTGCTATCGAAACCGGCCTTTCTTCCGATCCGGCCATGAACCGGCGCTGGTCGGCCCTGGACCGGATCAGTCTCATCTCCAATTCCGATGCCCATTCACCGGCTAAAATCGGCCGGGAAGCCAATCTCTTTCAGTGTGAGATGACCTTCAAAAGCATCGTCCAGACCATCAAAGGGAAAAATCCCAAACACTTTTTGGCGACTATCGAATTTTTCCCGGAAGAAGGGAAATATCACTTTGACGGCCATCGGATCTGCGGGATCTGCTATTCCCCAAGCCAAACCCGGGCAAAGGATTATCTCTGCCCGGTCTGTGGGAAACCTTTGGTGGTCGGGGTCATGCACCGGGTGGAAGCCCTGGCCGACCGTCCTTTGGGATGGACACCCCAAGGGGCCATTCCGGCCTTCCATCTCGTCCCTCTGGAAGAAATACTGGCCGAGGTGTTTGAAGTCGGGGTCCAATCCCGCAGGATCAGGAAAGAATATCTGCGATTGATCGAACGGGGAGGTTCTGAATTTCAAATCCTTTTGGATTTACCGGAAGAAGCATTGCGGTCTTTTATGGAGGACCGCCTGGTAGAAGGGATTATGCGGGTCCGTCAAGGCCGGATCGGGGTCAAGCCGGGTTATGACGGGGTCTATGGTCAGGTAAAATTATTCAAGGAAGATGTTCCCCCTTCGAAATTCCCCTCCCCCCAACTCAATCTTTTTTAA
- a CDS encoding GNAT family N-acetyltransferase encodes MLKTTRNSLATEKFVLTRLENQKDFCCTNFFDCGDEDLNEFFQKDAYNHRLELLTQTFYLQDKATRNYLLLPVAFISFLNDNIRIPENHKTGKLKDFWKHLKDSVPEPKLHYLSYPAVKIARLGVKKDLQGMNIGTYLLNMVKELFLTDNRTGCRFITVDAYNRAEVIKFYEKNGFMFLWEKDKAKESRIMYFDLKFFNLK; translated from the coding sequence ATGTTAAAAACAACAAGAAATAGTCTTGCAACGGAGAAATTTGTTCTAACTCGCCTCGAAAATCAAAAAGATTTTTGTTGTACCAATTTTTTTGATTGTGGCGATGAAGATTTAAACGAATTTTTTCAAAAAGATGCTTATAATCATCGGCTTGAACTTTTAACGCAAACTTTTTATTTACAAGATAAGGCCACAAGGAACTATTTATTACTTCCTGTGGCCTTTATTAGTTTTTTAAATGACAACATTCGCATTCCAGAGAACCATAAGACTGGAAAACTAAAAGATTTTTGGAAACACCTGAAGGATTCTGTCCCTGAACCCAAATTGCATTATTTATCTTATCCAGCAGTAAAAATAGCAAGGCTTGGGGTTAAAAAGGATCTCCAGGGGATGAATATTGGAACATATCTCCTAAATATGGTTAAAGAATTATTCTTAACCGACAACCGGACTGGTTGTCGATTTATTACGGTAGATGCTTACAATAGGGCTGAAGTGATTAAATTTTACGAAAAAAACGGTTTTATGTTTTTATGGGAAAAAGATAAGGCCAAAGAATCTCGCATAATGTATTTTGATTTAAAATTTTTTAATTTAAAATAA
- the fabF gene encoding beta-ketoacyl-ACP synthase II, with protein MKRRVAITGLGIISPCGNNIPDFSANLLAGKSGVRRISSTYSNLLSVKIAAEVDFNPFDYFTKKQVSIMDRTGQFALAAASQAWKDSELSLEPKEKERAGVYIGSGMGGGNSIEEMYDQLFKQGADRVKPFTVLMVMNNASASHISIEYGLSGPCLTLSTACASSGNAIGEAFRQIRDGYVDLMIAGGTEAFLTYGCYRSWESLRILAEEDPEDPSKSCKPFSKNRTGLVMGEGAAMVVLEELERAVSRGAPIYAELLGYGSTSDALHLTRPSLEGQARAMSEGLQEAGLLPEKIDYINAHGTATQLNDLLETQAIKKVFGEYAYRIPVSSTKSMHGHTMGATGAIEFIASLLAIKNQAIPPTINLDHPDPECDLDFVPNNTRRGVQVKTVMSNSFAFGGTNAVLIAGKMDV; from the coding sequence ATGAAACGGCGGGTCGCCATCACCGGGCTTGGCATTATTTCCCCTTGTGGAAATAATATCCCTGACTTTTCGGCCAATCTCCTGGCCGGCAAGTCGGGAGTCAGAAGGATCTCTTCAACCTATTCAAATCTCCTTTCAGTAAAAATTGCCGCTGAAGTCGATTTTAATCCCTTCGATTATTTTACTAAAAAACAAGTGTCTATAATGGATCGAACCGGCCAGTTCGCTTTAGCGGCCGCTTCTCAAGCCTGGAAAGATTCTGAACTCTCTCTTGAGCCGAAAGAAAAAGAACGGGCCGGCGTCTATATCGGTTCGGGTATGGGTGGGGGAAACTCCATAGAGGAAATGTACGATCAGCTTTTTAAACAGGGCGCCGATAGAGTGAAGCCTTTCACGGTGCTTATGGTGATGAATAACGCCTCGGCCTCCCACATATCGATAGAGTATGGTCTTTCCGGACCTTGTTTGACCTTATCCACGGCCTGTGCTTCGTCCGGAAACGCCATCGGGGAGGCCTTCCGGCAAATCAGAGACGGCTATGTGGACCTGATGATCGCCGGCGGGACCGAAGCCTTTTTGACCTATGGATGTTATCGAAGTTGGGAATCCCTGAGGATACTGGCCGAAGAAGATCCAGAGGACCCGTCAAAATCGTGTAAACCTTTTTCCAAAAACCGTACCGGTTTGGTAATGGGTGAAGGGGCGGCCATGGTGGTCCTTGAGGAGTTGGAACGGGCTGTCAGCCGGGGGGCACCTATCTACGCAGAACTCCTTGGTTATGGCTCAACCTCCGATGCCCTGCATCTGACTCGTCCCTCCCTCGAAGGGCAGGCGCGGGCCATGTCAGAGGGACTCCAAGAGGCCGGTTTATTGCCCGAAAAAATAGACTACATCAATGCCCATGGGACAGCAACCCAGTTGAATGATTTATTGGAGACCCAGGCCATCAAGAAGGTATTTGGCGAATACGCCTACAGGATTCCGGTCAGTTCCACCAAATCGATGCATGGCCATACCATGGGGGCCACCGGGGCCATTGAATTTATTGCCTCCCTGCTGGCCATAAAAAATCAGGCCATTCCCCCCACGATTAACCTGGACCATCCTGATCCGGAGTGCGACCTCGATTTTGTTCCGAACAACACCCGAAGAGGCGTTCAAGTCAAAACGGTAATGTCCAATTCCTTTGCTTTTGGAGGAACCAATGCCGTGCTCATTGCCGGGAAGATGGATGTCTAG
- the purD gene encoding phosphoribosylamine--glycine ligase produces the protein MKILVIGGGGREHALVWKIAQSPRVTKIYCAPGNAGIRELAECIPIKADDVPALIRFAQSEKIDLTVVGPEDPLTKGLVDAFEKKGLMVFGPRKKAAILEASKDFSKRLMVKYNIPTGSFKTFTDPKSALAGLEKIGVPVVVKADGLAAGKGVIICQTMDEARAAIELIMLDKAFGEAGEKILLEEYLIGEEASFLAFSDGQTVVPMPSSQDHKAIFDNDQGPNTGGMGAYSPAPVLDQTLFQEALNQVMIPTVRAMAKEGRIYKGVLYAGLMINNGRIKVLEFNVRFGDPEAQPLLMRLQSDIVEIFEAVVKGTLDEIKISWDERPAVCVVMAEKGYPGTYQKGHVIKGLEKVKGLEDVAAFQAGTTLKEKAVVTNGGRVLGVTALGADIPQAIRRAYQAVKKIHWETAYYRSDIGQKALKYDRKEAKTVPLVGIVLGSDSDLPIMEKVAKTLREFKIPYELMISSAHRSPKKTAEFARKAEEKGFKVLIAGAGAAAHLAGVLAAETTLPVIGVPIDSSSLKGLDSLLAMVQMPSGIPVATMAIGAAGAKNAAILAAQILALDSPALASALKTFKGSLETEIEEKNKKVHTVWP, from the coding sequence ATGAAAATATTAGTAATCGGCGGCGGCGGCCGGGAACATGCCCTGGTCTGGAAGATCGCCCAGAGCCCCAGGGTTACCAAGATCTATTGTGCCCCTGGAAATGCCGGGATCAGAGAATTGGCCGAATGTATACCGATCAAAGCCGATGATGTCCCGGCACTGATCCGGTTCGCCCAATCAGAGAAAATCGACCTGACCGTGGTTGGACCCGAAGATCCCTTAACCAAAGGGTTGGTCGATGCCTTTGAGAAGAAGGGGCTTATGGTCTTCGGCCCCCGGAAAAAGGCCGCCATCCTGGAAGCCAGCAAAGATTTTTCCAAGCGCCTCATGGTCAAATATAATATTCCCACCGGGTCCTTTAAGACCTTCACTGATCCCAAGTCGGCCTTGGCCGGTTTGGAGAAAATCGGGGTCCCCGTCGTAGTCAAGGCCGACGGACTGGCCGCCGGAAAGGGGGTCATTATCTGCCAGACCATGGACGAGGCCAGGGCGGCCATCGAATTAATTATGCTCGACAAGGCCTTTGGGGAAGCAGGGGAAAAAATCCTTTTGGAAGAATATCTGATCGGAGAGGAGGCCTCCTTTCTGGCCTTCTCCGATGGACAAACGGTTGTACCCATGCCTTCCTCCCAGGACCACAAGGCCATTTTCGATAACGATCAAGGACCCAATACCGGAGGAATGGGGGCCTATTCGCCGGCCCCGGTCTTGGACCAGACTCTTTTCCAAGAGGCCCTGAACCAGGTCATGATCCCCACGGTCCGGGCCATGGCCAAAGAAGGCCGAATTTACAAGGGAGTGCTCTATGCCGGATTGATGATCAACAACGGCCGGATCAAGGTCCTGGAATTTAATGTGCGTTTCGGAGACCCCGAAGCCCAGCCTTTGTTGATGCGGCTTCAAAGCGACATCGTGGAAATTTTTGAGGCCGTGGTCAAGGGAACCTTGGATGAAATAAAAATTTCCTGGGATGAACGCCCGGCGGTCTGTGTGGTCATGGCCGAAAAGGGCTACCCCGGAACCTACCAAAAGGGACATGTCATCAAGGGGTTGGAAAAAGTTAAAGGCCTGGAAGATGTGGCGGCCTTTCAGGCCGGGACAACCTTAAAAGAAAAGGCCGTGGTTACCAATGGGGGGCGGGTCCTTGGGGTAACGGCCCTGGGAGCGGATATCCCCCAGGCCATACGTCGCGCCTACCAGGCCGTTAAAAAGATTCATTGGGAGACCGCTTATTATCGTAGCGATATCGGACAAAAGGCCCTGAAATACGACCGGAAGGAAGCTAAAACCGTCCCCCTGGTGGGGATTGTCCTGGGCAGCGATTCAGACCTTCCGATTATGGAAAAAGTGGCCAAGACCTTAAGGGAGTTTAAGATCCCTTATGAGTTGATGATTTCTTCGGCCCACCGCTCGCCTAAAAAGACGGCTGAATTTGCCCGAAAGGCCGAAGAAAAAGGCTTTAAGGTTTTGATTGCCGGGGCCGGGGCGGCCGCCCATTTGGCCGGGGTTCTGGCTGCCGAAACCACCCTGCCGGTTATCGGGGTCCCGATAGATTCTTCTTCCTTGAAGGGTTTGGATTCTCTGCTGGCCATGGTCCAGATGCCTTCGGGCATTCCGGTGGCCACTATGGCCATCGGGGCCGCCGGGGCCAAAAACGCCGCCATCCTGGCCGCCCAGATCCTGGCTTTGGATTCTCCGGCCCTGGCTTCGGCCTTGAAGACTTTTAAGGGAAGTCTGGAAACAGAGATTGAGGAAAAAAACAAAAAGGTCCATACGGTCTGGCCGTAG